Proteins encoded within one genomic window of Carassius gibelio isolate Cgi1373 ecotype wild population from Czech Republic chromosome A4, carGib1.2-hapl.c, whole genome shotgun sequence:
- the LOC127978584 gene encoding receptor-type tyrosine-protein phosphatase zeta isoform X1 — protein MRLITAKSLLFIVQLWLICHTDLSVSYLRGQRKFAEDVDWSYTGSLNQKHWVKKYPVCGNARQSPIDISEELTQVRVQYQNLQLENWDQPTTEYTTITNDGKTVVISLNGQYFISGGGLRSRFKVGRITFHWGRCNTTSDGSEHSLNGNSFPLEMQIYCFNDEEFESIDEAISSGGKITAVAVLFEASIEDNQDYAAIIEGVNSVSRFGKSIALEAFSLLALLPQSTEKYFMYNGSLTAPPCSENVEWIVFKNTVAISEAQLEVFCEVMTIQQAGYVMLTDYLQNNYREQQPQFMGQVFSSYTGTEEVPAPMCSSEPLNLQADSQNYTGIVVTWERPRAVYDTTIERYSITYQRLQGKDPPKQQYLTDGDQDVGAIIHHLLANSSYVVQVVALCTNGLTGKMSDQVIVDMPFEDPVNEPDPFGDLTEPEEYNEDTTSPASSSPPGNSKNRNETKRPLNRLLPEESVHLPHSNMQVTDVYYEDILSTTKITPAQNNDLLTALPDAQEQETSNMTAKTLKPTAKPAVNTTLIADASTVATGSALSASMKIISQSTQPLFNEASNSSPESRVGMVGGTEKEKRTLVPLAVVSTLTVLCLLVLVGILIYWRRCFQTAQFYAEDNISARAISAPSTPLLLPSEDNEALPVKEFIKHVADLHANHTFAKEFEILKESYEEIQGCTVDICSTTDSSNHPDNKIKNRYINILAYDHSRVKLFLNSDRDGKAGDYINANYVDGYNQPKAYIAAQGPLKGSLGDFWRMIWEQNVGVIVMITNLVEKGRRKCDQYWPSENQEDYGSFLVTLKSTKTLAYYTQRTFILRNVDVKKGSQKDRSQERTVFHFHYTQWPDMGVPEYTLPLLSFVRASSQPRTADLGPVVVHCSAGVGRTGTYIVIDSMLKQIKEESKVNIMGFLKHIRTQRNYLVQTEEQYVFIHDALVEAIRSKETLVSSSHIHTHVSDLLTPGPTGKTRLEKQFKLVSQSCAKQSDYTVALEERNASKNRTSCLMPVERSRVILSTGPGEASDYINASYLTGYHQTHEFIVTQNPLPNTIQDFWRMIWDHNAQIIVSLPDTQSASRDGECVYWPTKDQPISCETFTVTFRGEDKLYLSNEESLVVQDFILEALKDDYVLEVRRYQSPRWPNPDSPISNCFELINIIREESSRREGPAIIHDGSGGSSAALLCSLTSLVDQLEEENSVNVYQTARMMNLMRPGVFNDIDHYQFLYKAILSLVSTKEDERALHHSGNNGTVPANPLESLESLM, from the exons GGTCCCTGAACCAAAAGCACTGGGTAAAGAAATATCCAGTGTGTGGCAATGCCAGACAGTCTCCCATTGACATCAGTGAGGAGCTCACACAGGTCAGGGTTCAGTACCAGAACCTGCAGCTGGAGAACTGGGACCAACCCACCACCGAATACACCACCATCACCAACGACGGCAAAACAG TGGTAATCAGTTTGAACGGTCAGTACTTCATAAGCGGAGGTGGGCTCAGATCCAGGTTTAAAGTGGGCAGAATCACGTTCCATTGGGGCCGATGTAACACCACTTCAGACGGATCTGAACACAGTCTCAACGGAAACAGTTTCCCCCTGGAG ATGCAGATCTATTGCTTTAATGACGAGGAGTTTGAATCCATCGACGAGGCGATAAGTAGCGGAGGAAAGATTACTGCTGTAGCTGTTCTGTTCGAG GCCAGTATTGAAGACAACCAGGACTATGCGGCCATCATTGAAGGAGTGAACAGCGTGAGCCGATTTg GTAAAAGCATTGCTCTGGAAGCGTTTTCTCTGCTGGCTCTGCTTCCACAGTCCACTGAAAAATACTTCATGTACAATGGCTCACTCACCGCGCCGCCCTGCTCCGAAAACGTGGAGTGGAttgtgtttaaaaacacagtggcCATCTCAGAGGCACAG CTGGAGGTGTTCTGTGAGGTGATGACCATACAGCAGGCCGGATACGTCATGTTGACCGACTACCTGCAGAATAACTACAGAGAACAACAGCCGCAGTTCATGGGACAAGTGTTCTCGTCCTACACGGGCACAGAGGAAGTTCCTGCACCCA TGTGCAGCTCTGAGCCGCTGAACCTGCAGGCCGACTCTCAGAACTACACGGGGATCGTGGTGACGTGGGAACGGCCGCGGGCCGTCTATGACACCACCATTGAGCGCTACTCCATCACCTACCAGAGACTGCAGGGCAAAGACCCGCCAAAACAACAGTATCTCACAGACGGAGACCAGGATGTG GGAGCCATTATCCATCATCTGCTGGCGAACAGTAGCTATGTTGTCCAGGTGGTGGCGCTGTGCACCAATGGCTTGACTGGAAAAATGAGTGACCAGGTGATTGTGGACATGCCTTTCGAAGACCCAG TAAATGAGCCCGATCCCTTTGGAGATTTAACAGAACCAGAGGAATATAATGAG GACACAACATCACCTGCTTCCAGCTCTCCGCCCGGCAACAGCAAGAACAGAAATGAGACCAAACGTCCACTGAACAGACTCCTTCCAGAGGAGAGCGTCCACCTTCCTCACAGCAACATGCAGGTCACAGATGTCTACTATGAGGACATCCTCAGCACCACAAAAATCACCCCAGCCCAAAACAACGACCTTCTCACTGCGCTGCCTGATGCTCAGGAGCAAGAAACATCAAACATGACAGCCAAAACTTTAAAACCCACCGCTAAACCTGCAGTGAACACAACCTTAATAGCTGACGCTAGCACTGTCGCCACTGGATCAGCGCTTTCAGCATCTATGAAGATCATTTCTCAGAGCACTCAGCCCCTGTTTAATG AGGCGAGTAACAGCAGTCCAGAGTCTCGTGTCGGGATGGTGGGAGGTACAGAGAAGGAGAAGAGGACGCTTGTTCCTCTGGCTGTGGTTTCGACGCTCACTGTCCTGTGTCTGCTGGTGCTGGTGGGGATTCTCATCTACTGGAG AAGGTGCTTTCAGACTGCACAGTTTTATGCAGAGGACAACATTTCAGCCCGAGCCATATCTGCCCCGTCAACCCCTCTTCTTCTGCCTTCAG AGGACAATGAAGCTCTCCCAGTAAAGGAATTCATAAAACACGTTGCTGATCTTCATGCAAATCACACATTCGCCAAAGAATTTGAG ATCTTGAAAGAGTCTTACGAG GAGATTCAGGGCTGTACGGTGGACATCTGCAGCACTACGGACAGCTCCAACCATCCAGACAATAAGATCAAGAACAGATACATTAACATCCTGGCCT ATGATCACAGTCGAGTTAAACTCTTTCTAAACTCTGACAGAGATGGAAAAGCAGGGGACTACATTAATGCCAACTATGTGGAT GGCTACAACCAGCCGAAAGCATATATAGCCGCCCAGGGTCCGCTGAAGGGCAGTCTGGGAGACTTCTGGAGGATGATATGGGAGCAGAACGTGGGTGTGATTGTCATGATCACTAACCTGGTGGAGAAGGGGCGG AGAAAATGTGATCAGTATTGGCCCTCGGAGAATCAGGAAGACTATGGATCCTTCCTAGTCACACTGAAGAGCACCAAAACTCTTGCCTATTACACGCAGAGGACATTCATCTTGAGGAACGTTGACGTCAAGAAG GGCTCACAGAAGGATCGCAGTCAGGAGAGGACAGTGTTTCACTTTCATTACACCCAGTGGCCCGACATGGGCGTCCCAGAATACACTCTGCCCCTGCTGTCGTTTGTGCGGGCGTCCTCGCAGCCCAGGACGGCTGATCTGGGGCCTGTGGTGGTCCACTGCAG TGCCGGTGTGGGAAGAACAGGAACCTACATTGTGATCGACAGCATGTTGAAGCAGATAAAGGAGGAGAGTAAAGTGAACATCATGGGATTCCTCAAACACATTCGAACCCAGAGGAATTATCTGGTGCAGACTGAG GAGCAGTACGTCTTCATCCATGATGCTCTAGTGGAGGCCATCAGGAGTAAAGAGACCCTGGTCTCCTCCagtcacattcacacacatgtgTCTGATCTCCTCACACCGGGACCTACAGGAAAGACCCGCCTGGAGAAACAGTTTAAG CTGGTCAGTCAGAGCTGTGCAAAACAGAGCGATTACACAGTGGCTTTAGAGGAACGCAACGCATCTAAAAACAGGACATCCTGTCTTATGCCTG TGGAGAGGTCAAGGGTCATTCTGTCTACAGGACCTGGAGAAGCATCAGACTACATCAATGCCTCTTATTTAACG GGCTACCATCAGACCCACGAGTTTATCGTTACCCAGAATCCTCTGCCAAACACCATACAGGACTTTTGGAGGATGATCTGGGATCACAATGCACAGATCATAGTTTCTCTGCCAGATACACAGAGCGCG AGCAGAGACGGAGAGTGTGTGTACTGGCCCactaaagatcagccaatcagctGCGAGACCTTCACTGTGACCTTCAGGGGTGAGGACAAACTGTACCTGTCCAATGAGGAGTCGCTTGTGGTACAGGACTTCATTTTGGAGGCTCTAAAG GACGACTATGTTCTGGAGGTCCGGAGGTACCAGAGCCCTCGCTGGCCGAACCCTGACAGCCCCATCAGCAACTGCTTTGAGCTCATCAACATCATCAGAGAAGAGAGCTCACGCCGAGAGGGACCCGCCATCATCCACGATGG GTCTGGAGGATCGAGTGCTGCTTTACTCTGTTCACTGACCAGCCTGGTCGACCAGCTGGAAGAGGAGAACAGTGTAAACGTTTATCAGACTGCCAGAATGATGAACCTCATGAGGCCGGGAGTCTTCAACGATATT GATCACTATCAGTTCCTCTATAAAGCTATCCTGAGTTTGGTGAGCACCAAGGAGGACGAGAGAGCACTTCACCACTCGGGAAACAACGGCACGGTTCCCGCCAACCCGTTGGAAAGCCTGGAGTCGCTCATGTAG
- the LOC127978584 gene encoding receptor-type tyrosine-protein phosphatase zeta isoform X2, translating to MRLITAKSLLFIVQLWLICHTDLSVSYLRGQRKFAEDVDWSYTGSLNQKHWVKKYPVCGNARQSPIDISEELTQVRVQYQNLQLENWDQPTTEYTTITNDGKTVVISLNGQYFISGGGLRSRFKVGRITFHWGRCNTTSDGSEHSLNGNSFPLEMQIYCFNDEEFESIDEAISSGGKITAVAVLFEASIEDNQDYAAIIEGVNSVSRFGKSIALEAFSLLALLPQSTEKYFMYNGSLTAPPCSENVEWIVFKNTVAISEAQLEVFCEVMTIQQAGYVMLTDYLQNNYREQQPQFMGQVFSSYTGTEEVPAPMCSSEPLNLQADSQNYTGIVVTWERPRAVYDTTIERYSITYQRLQGKDPPKQQYLTDGDQDVGAIIHHLLANSSYVVQVVALCTNGLTGKMSDQVIVDMPFEDPVNEPDPFGDLTEPEEYNEDTTSPASSSPPGNSKNRNETKRPLNRLLPEESVHLPHSNMQVTDVYYEDILSTTKITPAQNNDLLTALPDAQEQETSNMTAKTLKPTAKPAVNTTLIADASTVATGSALSASMKIISQSTQPLFNEASNSSPESRVGMVGGTEKEKRTLVPLAVVSTLTVLCLLVLVGILIYWRRCFQTAQFYAEDNISARAISAPSTPLLLPSEDNEALPVKEFIKHVADLHANHTFAKEFEEIQGCTVDICSTTDSSNHPDNKIKNRYINILAYDHSRVKLFLNSDRDGKAGDYINANYVDGYNQPKAYIAAQGPLKGSLGDFWRMIWEQNVGVIVMITNLVEKGRRKCDQYWPSENQEDYGSFLVTLKSTKTLAYYTQRTFILRNVDVKKGSQKDRSQERTVFHFHYTQWPDMGVPEYTLPLLSFVRASSQPRTADLGPVVVHCSAGVGRTGTYIVIDSMLKQIKEESKVNIMGFLKHIRTQRNYLVQTEEQYVFIHDALVEAIRSKETLVSSSHIHTHVSDLLTPGPTGKTRLEKQFKLVSQSCAKQSDYTVALEERNASKNRTSCLMPVERSRVILSTGPGEASDYINASYLTGYHQTHEFIVTQNPLPNTIQDFWRMIWDHNAQIIVSLPDTQSASRDGECVYWPTKDQPISCETFTVTFRGEDKLYLSNEESLVVQDFILEALKDDYVLEVRRYQSPRWPNPDSPISNCFELINIIREESSRREGPAIIHDGSGGSSAALLCSLTSLVDQLEEENSVNVYQTARMMNLMRPGVFNDIDHYQFLYKAILSLVSTKEDERALHHSGNNGTVPANPLESLESLM from the exons GGTCCCTGAACCAAAAGCACTGGGTAAAGAAATATCCAGTGTGTGGCAATGCCAGACAGTCTCCCATTGACATCAGTGAGGAGCTCACACAGGTCAGGGTTCAGTACCAGAACCTGCAGCTGGAGAACTGGGACCAACCCACCACCGAATACACCACCATCACCAACGACGGCAAAACAG TGGTAATCAGTTTGAACGGTCAGTACTTCATAAGCGGAGGTGGGCTCAGATCCAGGTTTAAAGTGGGCAGAATCACGTTCCATTGGGGCCGATGTAACACCACTTCAGACGGATCTGAACACAGTCTCAACGGAAACAGTTTCCCCCTGGAG ATGCAGATCTATTGCTTTAATGACGAGGAGTTTGAATCCATCGACGAGGCGATAAGTAGCGGAGGAAAGATTACTGCTGTAGCTGTTCTGTTCGAG GCCAGTATTGAAGACAACCAGGACTATGCGGCCATCATTGAAGGAGTGAACAGCGTGAGCCGATTTg GTAAAAGCATTGCTCTGGAAGCGTTTTCTCTGCTGGCTCTGCTTCCACAGTCCACTGAAAAATACTTCATGTACAATGGCTCACTCACCGCGCCGCCCTGCTCCGAAAACGTGGAGTGGAttgtgtttaaaaacacagtggcCATCTCAGAGGCACAG CTGGAGGTGTTCTGTGAGGTGATGACCATACAGCAGGCCGGATACGTCATGTTGACCGACTACCTGCAGAATAACTACAGAGAACAACAGCCGCAGTTCATGGGACAAGTGTTCTCGTCCTACACGGGCACAGAGGAAGTTCCTGCACCCA TGTGCAGCTCTGAGCCGCTGAACCTGCAGGCCGACTCTCAGAACTACACGGGGATCGTGGTGACGTGGGAACGGCCGCGGGCCGTCTATGACACCACCATTGAGCGCTACTCCATCACCTACCAGAGACTGCAGGGCAAAGACCCGCCAAAACAACAGTATCTCACAGACGGAGACCAGGATGTG GGAGCCATTATCCATCATCTGCTGGCGAACAGTAGCTATGTTGTCCAGGTGGTGGCGCTGTGCACCAATGGCTTGACTGGAAAAATGAGTGACCAGGTGATTGTGGACATGCCTTTCGAAGACCCAG TAAATGAGCCCGATCCCTTTGGAGATTTAACAGAACCAGAGGAATATAATGAG GACACAACATCACCTGCTTCCAGCTCTCCGCCCGGCAACAGCAAGAACAGAAATGAGACCAAACGTCCACTGAACAGACTCCTTCCAGAGGAGAGCGTCCACCTTCCTCACAGCAACATGCAGGTCACAGATGTCTACTATGAGGACATCCTCAGCACCACAAAAATCACCCCAGCCCAAAACAACGACCTTCTCACTGCGCTGCCTGATGCTCAGGAGCAAGAAACATCAAACATGACAGCCAAAACTTTAAAACCCACCGCTAAACCTGCAGTGAACACAACCTTAATAGCTGACGCTAGCACTGTCGCCACTGGATCAGCGCTTTCAGCATCTATGAAGATCATTTCTCAGAGCACTCAGCCCCTGTTTAATG AGGCGAGTAACAGCAGTCCAGAGTCTCGTGTCGGGATGGTGGGAGGTACAGAGAAGGAGAAGAGGACGCTTGTTCCTCTGGCTGTGGTTTCGACGCTCACTGTCCTGTGTCTGCTGGTGCTGGTGGGGATTCTCATCTACTGGAG AAGGTGCTTTCAGACTGCACAGTTTTATGCAGAGGACAACATTTCAGCCCGAGCCATATCTGCCCCGTCAACCCCTCTTCTTCTGCCTTCAG AGGACAATGAAGCTCTCCCAGTAAAGGAATTCATAAAACACGTTGCTGATCTTCATGCAAATCACACATTCGCCAAAGAATTTGAG GAGATTCAGGGCTGTACGGTGGACATCTGCAGCACTACGGACAGCTCCAACCATCCAGACAATAAGATCAAGAACAGATACATTAACATCCTGGCCT ATGATCACAGTCGAGTTAAACTCTTTCTAAACTCTGACAGAGATGGAAAAGCAGGGGACTACATTAATGCCAACTATGTGGAT GGCTACAACCAGCCGAAAGCATATATAGCCGCCCAGGGTCCGCTGAAGGGCAGTCTGGGAGACTTCTGGAGGATGATATGGGAGCAGAACGTGGGTGTGATTGTCATGATCACTAACCTGGTGGAGAAGGGGCGG AGAAAATGTGATCAGTATTGGCCCTCGGAGAATCAGGAAGACTATGGATCCTTCCTAGTCACACTGAAGAGCACCAAAACTCTTGCCTATTACACGCAGAGGACATTCATCTTGAGGAACGTTGACGTCAAGAAG GGCTCACAGAAGGATCGCAGTCAGGAGAGGACAGTGTTTCACTTTCATTACACCCAGTGGCCCGACATGGGCGTCCCAGAATACACTCTGCCCCTGCTGTCGTTTGTGCGGGCGTCCTCGCAGCCCAGGACGGCTGATCTGGGGCCTGTGGTGGTCCACTGCAG TGCCGGTGTGGGAAGAACAGGAACCTACATTGTGATCGACAGCATGTTGAAGCAGATAAAGGAGGAGAGTAAAGTGAACATCATGGGATTCCTCAAACACATTCGAACCCAGAGGAATTATCTGGTGCAGACTGAG GAGCAGTACGTCTTCATCCATGATGCTCTAGTGGAGGCCATCAGGAGTAAAGAGACCCTGGTCTCCTCCagtcacattcacacacatgtgTCTGATCTCCTCACACCGGGACCTACAGGAAAGACCCGCCTGGAGAAACAGTTTAAG CTGGTCAGTCAGAGCTGTGCAAAACAGAGCGATTACACAGTGGCTTTAGAGGAACGCAACGCATCTAAAAACAGGACATCCTGTCTTATGCCTG TGGAGAGGTCAAGGGTCATTCTGTCTACAGGACCTGGAGAAGCATCAGACTACATCAATGCCTCTTATTTAACG GGCTACCATCAGACCCACGAGTTTATCGTTACCCAGAATCCTCTGCCAAACACCATACAGGACTTTTGGAGGATGATCTGGGATCACAATGCACAGATCATAGTTTCTCTGCCAGATACACAGAGCGCG AGCAGAGACGGAGAGTGTGTGTACTGGCCCactaaagatcagccaatcagctGCGAGACCTTCACTGTGACCTTCAGGGGTGAGGACAAACTGTACCTGTCCAATGAGGAGTCGCTTGTGGTACAGGACTTCATTTTGGAGGCTCTAAAG GACGACTATGTTCTGGAGGTCCGGAGGTACCAGAGCCCTCGCTGGCCGAACCCTGACAGCCCCATCAGCAACTGCTTTGAGCTCATCAACATCATCAGAGAAGAGAGCTCACGCCGAGAGGGACCCGCCATCATCCACGATGG GTCTGGAGGATCGAGTGCTGCTTTACTCTGTTCACTGACCAGCCTGGTCGACCAGCTGGAAGAGGAGAACAGTGTAAACGTTTATCAGACTGCCAGAATGATGAACCTCATGAGGCCGGGAGTCTTCAACGATATT GATCACTATCAGTTCCTCTATAAAGCTATCCTGAGTTTGGTGAGCACCAAGGAGGACGAGAGAGCACTTCACCACTCGGGAAACAACGGCACGGTTCCCGCCAACCCGTTGGAAAGCCTGGAGTCGCTCATGTAG